The following proteins are encoded in a genomic region of Liolophura sinensis isolate JHLJ2023 chromosome 7, CUHK_Ljap_v2, whole genome shotgun sequence:
- the LOC135471968 gene encoding uncharacterized protein LOC135471968 — translation MVALSLRQHQFLIFGFSWVAYAGTYFLRKPLGVIKADLETDLNFTKTQLGWLDTSLLLPYALMQMFMGPVGDKFGPRKTFGVSLILSGLSMTSFGLWNSCYIFAALLFLNGAAQSQCWPSSGKAVSAWFSDSSRNTVFGAYGTSAFAGGIIGTTLAVYLQTTYGWRSVYLPPSVFLVIIGVLVLFLYRQPGELGVIVPGKEPSAKSSASENQLNSWFEIWKIPCVPEIALAMLCLKIVRYCMYMWLPMYLQNHLKYSKGMAGMFSTMFEIGAVFGSAGSGWVIDRCFQSRSVFGTLVSMLLSTLALVLFYLSSEWGIVFNSIFLILAGLFNAGPDVILGGSLPAELGELNGRKAAAAVVGLVNGFGSIGTFMEGPVVGLVTSVWGWSFMFHLLVMLSLLGTASVYKAALNYSKQQQLQHSKNEPLIAL, via the exons ATAAAAGCAGACTTAGAGACAGATCTGAATTTTACCAAGACTCAGTTAGGATGGTTGGACACATCCCTTCTGTTGCCTTATGCATTGATGCAG ATGTTCATGGGTCCAGTTGGGGATAAATTTGGTCCAAGAAAAACGTTTGGAGTCTCCCTCATATTGTCAGGACTGTCTATG ACATCCTTTGGTCTTTGGAACAGTTGCTATATCTTTGCAGCTCTTCTCTTTCTTAATGGTGCAGCCCAG TCTCAGTGCTGGCCAAGCAGTGGGAAAGCCGTTTCTGCATGGTTCTCAGACAGCAGCAGGAACACAGTGTTTGGTGCCTACGGGACTTCTGCATTTGCAGGAGGGATTATAGGCACAACACTCGca GTGTACTTACAGACAACATATGGGTGGAGAAGCGTTTACCTGCCTCCCAGTGTATTTTTG GTAATTATAGGTGTGCTTGTACTGTTCCTGTACAGACAGCCTGGCGAGTTAGGTGTGATTGTTCCTGGGAAAG aGCCTTCTGCAAAAAGCAGTGCTTCAGAGAATCAATTGAATAGCTGGTTTGAAATTTGGAAAATTCC TTGTGTGCCTGAGATAGCTTTGGCCATGTTATGTCTGAAGATTGTGagatattgcatgtacatgtggctccCTATGTATCTACAAAATCAT ttGAAATACTCAAAAGGTATGGCAGGTATGTTTTCCACGATGTTTGAAATTGGAGCCGTATTTGGTAGTGCAGGAAGTGGTTGGGTTATTGACAG GTGTTTTCAGAGCCGTTCAGTGTTTGGAACCCTGGTGTCCATGTTGCTGAGCACCTTAGCTTTGGTTCTGTTCTATCTTAGTTCTGAGTGGGGAATTGTCTTCAACTCCATATTTCTCATCCTGGCTGGTCTGTTTAATGCAGGACCAGATGTCATTTTAG GTGGATCATTGCCAGCAGAGTTAGGAGAATTAAATGGCCGGAAAGCCGCGGCTGCAGTTGTGGGATTGGTCAATG gTTTTGGCAGTATTGGCACGTTCATGGAAGGACCAGTGGTAGGCTTGGTAACGAGTGTTTGGGGGTGGTCTTTTATGTTCCATTTGTTAGTAATGCTGTCATTGCTTGGAACAGCATCCGTGTACAAGGCTGCTCTAAATTACTCTAAGCAACAGCAACTGCAGCACTCAAAAAATGAGCCACTGATTGCTTTGTAG